The following coding sequences lie in one Niabella agricola genomic window:
- a CDS encoding sulfatase-like hydrolase/transferase produces MNIKCFLLLAGCALLIGRVWGQTARQRPNVILIYADDQGWADLHSFGSADLYTPVLDSLGASGVRFTQFYSASPICSPSRASLLTGRYPQRAGLPEMASSLKGVEGMPGTQYTMGELFRDAGYKTAHIGKWHVGYTPETMPNAQGFDESFGFMGGCIDNYSHFFYWNGPNRHDLWRNGKEVYEDGAYFPDLMVREAGAFMEKNRNAPFFIYFAINVPHYPLQGEKKWLDYYQEKGLAAPRSLYAAFVSTMDEKIGMLLNRLKALGLADNTIVVFQPDQGFSEEERTFGGGGSAGILRGSKFSLFEGGTRVPAMISWPGQIPSNQVRDQLAANIDWFPTLAEYCHIALPSRRIDGKSLTGIIRNQNSPTPHPIFFWKQGGTKANLQWAVRRGDWKLLCHPVQAKKEELDEQGFFLAHIKTDPAEKNNLSKQNPGVVKELKALYDQWVVEVEQQ; encoded by the coding sequence TCTTCATTCTTTTGGATCGGCTGACCTGTATACCCCGGTGCTGGATAGCCTGGGCGCCAGTGGCGTACGGTTTACCCAATTTTATTCCGCTTCTCCGATCTGTTCTCCTTCCCGGGCTTCATTGCTTACGGGCCGGTACCCGCAGCGCGCCGGGTTGCCGGAAATGGCCTCTTCTTTAAAAGGAGTAGAAGGAATGCCGGGTACACAATATACGATGGGAGAACTATTCCGGGATGCCGGTTACAAAACGGCGCATATCGGTAAATGGCATGTGGGATATACCCCGGAAACCATGCCCAATGCACAGGGTTTTGATGAATCCTTTGGTTTCATGGGCGGCTGCATTGATAACTATTCGCATTTCTTTTACTGGAACGGTCCTAACCGGCATGATCTCTGGCGCAATGGCAAAGAGGTTTATGAAGACGGTGCATATTTCCCGGATCTGATGGTTCGCGAAGCGGGCGCATTTATGGAAAAGAACCGCAATGCTCCTTTTTTTATTTATTTTGCCATCAACGTACCACATTATCCGTTACAGGGCGAAAAGAAATGGCTGGATTATTACCAGGAGAAAGGTCTGGCCGCACCGCGTAGTTTATATGCCGCTTTTGTTTCCACGATGGATGAAAAGATCGGCATGCTGCTAAACCGGCTGAAGGCATTAGGCCTGGCCGATAACACCATCGTGGTCTTTCAGCCGGACCAGGGATTCTCTGAAGAGGAGCGCACGTTCGGCGGCGGCGGATCTGCCGGTATCCTTCGGGGTTCCAAGTTCAGCCTCTTTGAAGGCGGTACCCGGGTGCCCGCCATGATCAGCTGGCCCGGGCAAATTCCTTCCAACCAGGTCCGGGACCAACTGGCGGCCAATATTGACTGGTTCCCTACGCTGGCGGAATATTGTCATATCGCCTTACCCAGTCGCCGGATCGATGGCAAAAGCCTTACCGGTATCATCCGCAATCAGAACAGTCCAACCCCGCACCCAATTTTCTTTTGGAAACAGGGAGGCACAAAAGCAAACCTGCAATGGGCTGTACGCCGGGGCGATTGGAAATTGCTATGCCATCCGGTGCAGGCAAAAAAAGAAGAACTGGATGAACAGGGCTTTTTTCTGGCTCATATCAAAACAGATCCGGCTGAAAAGAACAATCTTTCCAAACAGAACCCCGGGGTTGTAAAGGAATTAAAAGCCCTGTACGATCAATGGGTGGTGGAAGTGGAGCAGCAATAA